One window of the Montipora foliosa isolate CH-2021 chromosome 4, ASM3666993v2, whole genome shotgun sequence genome contains the following:
- the LOC137999500 gene encoding fibroblast growth factor 2-like — translation MLHIGTWYSTRIIAITFLLSSLSLGFSAKRQDYKENARSNPLHSKSSNPANLLKSAVRSEICEGSSPPILPPSFILPSFYLWSRRAMMLLQILPDGSINGTLTFGPYAKLNIEIVGKCMVRLQGVVSQRYLVMETNGTLVSKAEPDEEKSIFTYQLQKDFYTFKNGKYFIAFKQGGKLKRVKANESGRNPRKHTRFVLFSNGLSRKRRYPSQLFGADIQ, via the exons ATGCTCCACATCGGCACCTGGTACTCCACTCGGATTATTGCTATCACGTTCCTGCTGTCAAGCCTATCACTCGGTTTCTCAGCAAAGAGACAAGATTATAAGGAAAATGCACGATCAAATCCATTACATTCTAAGTCTTCAAATCCAGCAAACCTGCTGAAATCTGCAGTGAGATCAGAAATTTGCGAGGGTTCTAGTCCGCCGATATTGCCCCCGAGTTTCATACTGCCAAGTTTCTACCTATGGTCAAGGCGAGCTATGATGCTTTTGCAGATCTTGCCAGACGGCAGCATAAACGGAACTTTGACGTTCGGTCCATACG CCAAACTGAATATCGAAATAGTTGGAAAGTGCATGGTACGTCTCCAAGGTGTTGTGAGCCAGCGGTATCTCGTCATGGAAACGAATGGGACACTCGTCAGTAAG GCTGAACCAGACGAGGAGAAATCCATTTTCACTTATCAACTCCAGAAGGACTTTTATACTTTTAAAAATGGCAAATATTTCATTGCATTCAAGCAAGGTGGAAAACTAAAGAGGGTTAAAGCCAACGAAAGCGGCAGAAACCCCAGGAAACATACTCGGTTTGTGTTGTTCAGTAATGGCCTGTCCAGGAAAAGAAGATACCCAAGCCAACTCTTTGGGGCTGACATACAGTAA
- the LOC137998840 gene encoding uncharacterized protein, which yields MAWRINKHGGVYKKGAAFPLQKRYQIAASYLRTGSCGAAAAENMCTYDTARNIVNKFLTTGLFDPGGRGSPHTIMPPWKVAYLEALVTHDPFMYLTEIQKALRDDLNLPVAEIPSIPTICRTLISLDLTRHKAGKVPLERFTPQNRARRTAFVEWRRTVDPRKLYFVDETAIQLVNGVRTTGRCHTNSNVPVVTNRGDERVKMSVLSVIGYDSGIIGAYPIHGSFNRLQFNYGMTQYFVPLIPRDSFLVMDNASIHNERDLINILAPKNITLVKLPPYSYDFNPIELVFGSVKVYVRRWPELLSANMSFAIVNAFLQVHVRSVQKFYRKCWQVMS from the coding sequence ATGGCGTGGAGAATTAACAAGCATGGTGGCGTTTACAAAAAAGGAGCAGCTTTTCCCTTGCAGAAGCGATACCAAATTGCCGCATCCTATCTTCGAACTGGCAGTTGTGGTGCTGCTGCAGCGGAGAACATGTGTACTTACGACACTGCGCGAAACATCGTCAACAAGTTTTTGACGACTGGCCTTTTTGACCCGGGAGGAAGAGGTTCACCGCACACGATTATGCCGCCATGGAAAGTGGCCTACCTGGAAGCACTTGTTACACACGACCCATTTATGTATCTCACTGAAATCCAGAAAGCCCTTCGAGACGACCTAAACTTACCTGTAGCTGAAATTCCATCTATTCCTACAATTTGCAGAACTCTTATCAGTTTAGATTTAACGAGACACAAGGCAGGAAAGGTACCATTGGAAAGGTTTACACCTCAGAACAGAGCTCGACGAACGGCTTTTGTGGAATGGAGAAGAACTGTTGACCCAAGAAAGCTTTATTTTGTTGACGAGACTGCTATTCAACTCGTTAATGGGGTACGAACCACTGGACGGTGCCACACAAATAGCAATGTTCCCGTAGTCACGAACAGAGGAGACGAACGCGTGAAAATGTCAGTATTAAGTGTGATTGGCTACGACAGCGGAATCATTGGAGCATACCCTATCCACGGAAGCTTCAACAGACTTCAGTTTAACTACGGTATGACACAATATTTTGTTCCTTTAATTCCACGCGATTCATTCCTGGTAATGGACAATGCTTCGATTCACAATGAAAGAGACCTAATAAACATTTTAGCACCTAAGAACATTACCCTTGTTAAACTACCACCGTATTCTTATGACTTCAACCCAATCGAACTTGTATTCGGTAGTGTCAAAGTGTATGTTAGGAGATGGCCTGAGCTACTCAGTGCCAACATGTCATTTGCCATTGTAAATGCATTTTTGCAAGTTCATGTCCGCAGCGTCCAGAAATTTTACCGCAAGTGTTGGCAAGTTATGAGTTAG
- the LOC137998841 gene encoding uncharacterized protein isoform X1, translated as MRDQNRTFSRSSSMASPRGTGTRVPSVEALKIMGNLEEEENKRVKSDGAKPWLQGPHSLSRQSCRFELPMDMRVLEELSPLQYVSQFCRVSGRRKTLFRHYFTKNDRDRDGNVNRRELHSALRDLYAQSINSEQVNAIFDLLDIDKSVLAFDLDVFTAVAAFSERYLYYCYSLAVLDESEKRTVLEETDFCALRWKLEGCQISHKLKHLLEVL; from the coding sequence ATGCGTGATCAAAACAGAACTTTTTCTCGCAGTTCTTCGATGGCTTCACCGAGAGGGACTGGGACTCGAGTTCCGTCAGTAGAGGCGCTAAAGATTATGGGTAATCTCGAAGAGGAAGAGAACAAGCGAGTGAAATCAGATGGCGCAAAACCGTGGTTACAAGGCCCACACTCTCTCTCACGTCAGAGCTGCCGCTTTGAACTACCCATGGACATGCGCGTCCTAGAAGAACTTTCTCCTTTACAGTATGTGTCTCAGTTCTGTCGTGTTAGTGGTCGCCGAAAAACACTTTTCAGACATTATTTTACCAAAAATGATCGTGATAGGGATGGCAACGTCAACAGAAGAGAACTTCATAGTGCGCTACGGGATTTGTACGCTCAGTCGATTAATTCGGAACAAGTGAATGCTATTTTTGACCTCCTTGACATCGACAAATCCGTACTTGCATTTGACCTCGACGTCTTCACGGCTGTAGCAGCGTTCTCTGAGCGATATTTGTATTATTGCTACAGTTTAGCCGTGCTAGATGAAAGTGAAAAACGAACGGTCTTGGAAGAGACTGATTTCTGTGCCTTGCGGTGGAAACTGGAGGGGTGCCAAATCAGCCACAAGTTAAAACATTTGCTCGAAGTTTTGTGA
- the LOC137998841 gene encoding uncharacterized protein isoform X2 — MASPRGTGTRVPSVEALKIMGNLEEEENKRVKSDGAKPWLQGPHSLSRQSCRFELPMDMRVLEELSPLQYVSQFCRVSGRRKTLFRHYFTKNDRDRDGNVNRRELHSALRDLYAQSINSEQVNAIFDLLDIDKSVLAFDLDVFTAVAAFSERYLYYCYSLAVLDESEKRTVLEETDFCALRWKLEGCQISHKLKHLLEVL, encoded by the coding sequence ATGGCTTCACCGAGAGGGACTGGGACTCGAGTTCCGTCAGTAGAGGCGCTAAAGATTATGGGTAATCTCGAAGAGGAAGAGAACAAGCGAGTGAAATCAGATGGCGCAAAACCGTGGTTACAAGGCCCACACTCTCTCTCACGTCAGAGCTGCCGCTTTGAACTACCCATGGACATGCGCGTCCTAGAAGAACTTTCTCCTTTACAGTATGTGTCTCAGTTCTGTCGTGTTAGTGGTCGCCGAAAAACACTTTTCAGACATTATTTTACCAAAAATGATCGTGATAGGGATGGCAACGTCAACAGAAGAGAACTTCATAGTGCGCTACGGGATTTGTACGCTCAGTCGATTAATTCGGAACAAGTGAATGCTATTTTTGACCTCCTTGACATCGACAAATCCGTACTTGCATTTGACCTCGACGTCTTCACGGCTGTAGCAGCGTTCTCTGAGCGATATTTGTATTATTGCTACAGTTTAGCCGTGCTAGATGAAAGTGAAAAACGAACGGTCTTGGAAGAGACTGATTTCTGTGCCTTGCGGTGGAAACTGGAGGGGTGCCAAATCAGCCACAAGTTAAAACATTTGCTCGAAGTTTTGTGA